One genomic segment of Primulina tabacum isolate GXHZ01 chromosome 9, ASM2559414v2, whole genome shotgun sequence includes these proteins:
- the LOC142504375 gene encoding uncharacterized protein LOC142504375 translates to MAKDCRLPRKDNKHQKLRQANVIEDRNVPIDLSQLDLSSVVFETNLVDNPRKWWVDTGSTSHICAEKEMFSSYTTVSDRKLFMGNSTTSEVVGIGKVVLKMTSGKEITLLNVLHVPDIRKNLFSGSLLSKAGFKLVFESDKFFITKNGVFVGKGYQENGLFKMNVMNVYRHEAKNKVNDYVYLFESYNLWHERLGHVNFNTLQRLINLNVLPAFKRNPREKCEICVEEKMAKTPFHSERKEGSIKRSYESTIDSKEINEEPRSGKRARVEKSFGPEFLTYMLDDEPRTIQEALSNPEAPFWKEAINDEIDSIMDNHTWELTDLSPSGILYVDDMLIMGSNHELIINTKNMLKRSFDMKHLGLCDIILGIKISRIPEGIILSQTHYVEKVLERFSTLNSRPARTPIDLGVHLAKNRGEPVSQLEYARIIGSLMYLTNCTRSDLAYSVNKLSRFTSNPNKDHWKALTRVLGYLKYTLNYGLIYSKYLAVLEGYCDANWISDTKDSKSTSGYVFTIGGGSVSCKSSKQTCIARSTMESEFIALDKAVEEAEWLINFLEDIPCWNKPMTSINIHCDSQSAIRRAQSSMYNGKFRHIRRRQLISNGVISVEYVKSKENLADPFTKEINRDQMYKLLRRMGLKSTK, encoded by the exons ATGGCCAAGGACTGTCGTCTTCCAAGGAAAGACAACAAACATCAGAAACTAAGGCAAGCCAATGTCATCGAAGATAGGAATGTACCAATAGACCTATCACAACTTGATCTATCCTCCGTTGTGTTTGAAACCAATTTGGTGGATAATCCAAGGAAATGGTGGGTAGATACCGGATCCACTAGCCACATATGTGCTGAAAAGGAAATGTTCTCATCCTACACTACTGTAAGTGATAGGAAATTGTTTATGGGAAACTCTACGACATCTGAGGTCGTAGGAATTGGCAAAGTGGTGTTGAAGATGACTTCCGGTAAAGAGATAACATTGTTGAATGTGCTGCATGTGCCAGACATTCGAAAGAACTTATTTTCTGGATCCTTGTTGAGTAAGGCTGGCTTTAAACTTGTGTTTGAATCGGACAAGTTTTTCATAACTAAGAATGGTGTGTTTGTAGGCAAAGGGTACCAAGAAAATGGTCTCTTTAAAATGAATGTAATGAATGTTTACCGCCATGAGGCGAAGAATAAAGTGAATGATTATGTTTACTTGTTTGAAAGTTATAATTTATGGCATGAAAGATTAGGACATGTTAACTTCAACACATTACAAAGACTTATAAACTTAAATGTGCTACCTGCATTTAAAAGAAATCCACGAGAAAAGTGTGAGATTTGTGTTGAAGAAAAGATGGCCAAAACTCCATTCCATTCT GAAAGAAAAGAAGGTTCCATTAAACGATCTTACGAATCTACTATTGATTCTAAAGAAATCAACGAAGAACCAAGAAGTGGTAAGAGAGCTAGAGTTGAAAAGTCATTTGGTCCTGAATTTCTGACTTACATGTTAGATGACGAACCTAGAACTATTCAAGAAGCTCTATCCAATCCAGAAGCACCTTTCTGGAAAGAAGCAATAAATGATGAAATAGATTCCATTATGGATAATCATACATGGGAGTTGACTGATCTCTCTCCCTCCGGGAT CCTTTATGTAGACGACATGTTGATTATGGGAAGTAATCATGAGTTGATTATAAATACTAAGAATATGTTGAAAAGGTCTTTTGATATGAAACACTTGGGGTTATGTGATATTATATTAGGGATTAAAATTTCTAGAATACCTGAAGGAATTATTTTATCACAAACTCACTATGTTGAAAAGGTACTTGAAAGATTCAGTACCTTAAACAGTCGTCCTGCTAGAACTCCTATAGATTTAGGCGTTCATTTAGCAAAGAATAGAGGAGAACCCGTATCACAACTGGAATATGCAAGGATAATAGGTAGTCTAATGTACTTGACTAACTGTACTCGTTCAGATCTTGCATATTCAGTAAATAAGTTAAGTAGGTTCACAAGTAATCCAAATAAGGATCATTGGAAAGCCTTAACTAGAGTGCTTGGATATTTGAAATATACATTGAACTATGGTTTGATATATTCAAAATATCTTGCAGTTTTAGAAGGATACTGTGATGCTAATTGGATATCTGACACAAAAGACTCAAAGTCCACTAGTGGATATGTATTCACAATAGGTGGAGGATCGGTGTCATGTAAATCGTCTAAGCAAACATGTATAGCTCGATCCACTATGGAATCCGAGTTCATAGCCTTAGATAAAGCTgtggaagaagccgaatggctAATAAACTTCCTAGAAGATATTCCTTGTTGGAATAAGCCGATGACTTCCATTAACATTCATTGTGATAGTCAATCGGCAATTAGAAGAGCACAAAGCAGTATGTACAATGGTAAGTTTCGACACATTAGACGGAGACAATTGATCTCAAATGGGGTTATTTCTGTTGAATATGTAAAATCAAAGGAAAACCTCGCGGATCCGTTTACTAAAGAAATAAATAGAGATCAAATGTACAAACTGTTAA